One genomic region from Roseinatronobacter sp. S2 encodes:
- a CDS encoding D-ribose ABC transporter substrate-binding protein, producing MFKLSRRALLAAAASIPLMAGAASAEGLISIIVNDPANPYWFTEGEVARATAEELGYEANVSAHRGDTNTESNLIDAAITNGARAIILDPANADGSVGVVRRATEAGIPVFLVNAEINEAGIAIAQLVSNNAQGAALGAVTWQELVGDDARYVEFFGNPSDNNAATRSNGYNTVLGQYPGLEKVAEEVANWDRTQGYNRMQSIMQAHDQIDAVISGNDEMALGAIAALKEAGRLEGTIIGGFDGSPDAVEAIKAGELAYSVLQPVAVFSREAVIQADYYINNGEPMVDQEKQLFDCLLITPENVDNYTAPFTLSE from the coding sequence ATGTTCAAGCTCAGCAGACGCGCACTTCTTGCGGCCGCAGCATCCATACCGCTTATGGCGGGCGCTGCTTCCGCCGAAGGACTGATATCAATTATCGTGAACGATCCGGCGAACCCCTACTGGTTCACCGAAGGCGAAGTTGCCCGCGCCACAGCCGAAGAGCTTGGCTACGAGGCGAATGTTTCGGCCCATCGCGGTGACACCAACACGGAATCGAACCTGATTGACGCCGCCATCACCAACGGGGCTCGCGCCATTATCCTTGACCCTGCCAATGCGGACGGGTCGGTGGGCGTTGTGCGCCGTGCGACCGAAGCTGGCATTCCGGTCTTTCTGGTCAATGCCGAGATAAACGAGGCAGGCATCGCCATCGCGCAGCTGGTGTCCAACAATGCGCAAGGTGCGGCGCTGGGTGCCGTGACATGGCAGGAACTGGTCGGGGATGACGCGCGATATGTTGAATTCTTCGGCAACCCGTCCGACAACAACGCGGCCACCCGGTCTAACGGCTATAACACCGTTCTAGGCCAGTATCCCGGTCTTGAAAAAGTTGCCGAGGAAGTTGCCAACTGGGATCGCACACAAGGTTACAACCGGATGCAATCGATCATGCAGGCCCATGACCAGATCGATGCGGTGATTTCGGGTAATGACGAGATGGCACTGGGTGCGATTGCCGCGCTGAAAGAAGCCGGACGCCTTGAAGGCACCATCATCGGTGGCTTCGACGGCAGCCCTGACGCGGTAGAAGCGATCAAGGCTGGCGAGTTGGCCTATAGCGTGCTGCAACCCGTTGCGGTCTTTTCCCGCGAGGCGGTTATTCAGGCCGATTACTACATCAATAACGGCGAACCGATGGTCGATCAGGAGAAGCAGCTTTTTGACTGCTTGTTGATCACACCGGAAAACGTGGACAATTACACAGCACCGTTCACTTTGTCCGAATAA
- a CDS encoding ABC transporter permease gives MSDQMSATASKGGRKGDLNIVHLLLEGRAFFALIAIITIFALLSDRYLSVSNFLTMTSQVAIFGLLAIGMLLVILSGGIDLSVGSTLALSGVFAGFLMQGVELEGLGVILYLPVWAVVVCTLCMGALVGVVNGVLVAYLKVPAFVATLGTLYVARGVALLMTNGLTFNNLSGNPAFGNTGFEWLGFYRLWGVPISIFVLTATAVAVHLLLSRAPFGRWLYSTGGNARAAELSGVPVKKVQVWVYVLSGVCAAIAGLVLSSQLTSAGPTAGTTYELTAIAAVVVGGASLMGGRGTVRGTLLGAFVIVYLGAGLVIIGVSSYWQTVFTGAVIVLAVMLNSIQYGGKGAKL, from the coding sequence ATGTCTGACCAAATGAGCGCCACAGCATCAAAGGGCGGCCGGAAGGGCGATCTGAACATCGTTCACCTTCTGCTGGAGGGGCGCGCCTTCTTTGCGCTGATTGCGATCATCACGATATTCGCCTTGTTGTCCGACAGGTATTTATCGGTTTCCAACTTCCTTACCATGACATCGCAGGTCGCAATTTTCGGGTTGCTGGCAATTGGCATGCTGCTTGTAATCCTGTCGGGCGGAATCGACCTGTCGGTCGGCTCCACATTGGCGCTAAGTGGCGTGTTCGCCGGTTTTCTGATGCAGGGTGTCGAACTCGAAGGGTTGGGCGTGATCCTGTATCTGCCTGTCTGGGCGGTTGTCGTGTGCACGTTGTGTATGGGGGCGCTGGTCGGCGTGGTGAACGGGGTGTTGGTGGCCTATCTGAAGGTGCCTGCTTTCGTGGCCACACTAGGCACGCTTTATGTCGCGCGCGGTGTGGCGCTGCTGATGACCAACGGGCTGACCTTCAACAACCTGTCTGGCAATCCGGCGTTCGGCAACACCGGCTTCGAATGGCTGGGGTTCTATCGCCTATGGGGTGTTCCGATCAGCATTTTCGTGCTGACGGCCACGGCGGTCGCGGTGCATCTGCTGCTGTCGCGCGCCCCTTTCGGACGGTGGCTTTACTCCACCGGCGGGAATGCACGCGCGGCTGAACTTTCGGGCGTGCCGGTCAAGAAAGTGCAGGTCTGGGTCTATGTTCTGTCGGGGGTCTGCGCGGCAATCGCCGGTCTGGTTCTCAGCTCGCAGCTGACATCAGCAGGGCCGACCGCTGGCACCACCTATGAACTGACCGCGATTGCTGCGGTTGTTGTCGGGGGTGCGTCGCTGATGGGGGGGCGTGGCACGGTGCGCGGGACATTGCTGGGCGCATTCGTGATTGTCTATCTTGGCGCGGGCCTCGTGATTATTGGCGTGTCGTCTTACTGGCAGACAGTCTTTACCGGCGCGGTCATCGTGCTCGCCGTGATGCTTAACTCCATTCAATACGGGGGAAAGGGTGCGAAACTCTGA
- a CDS encoding sugar ABC transporter ATP-binding protein encodes MKTPLTDEAPAARPDLAEVVLAARNVAKSFGAVHALKGVNFDVHRGQVTTLFGENGAGKSTLMKILSGVQRPSSGELILEGQPIELHSTVDAQALGISIIHQELSLAPNMNVRDNIFLGREIVGRDGVNYAEEARQTRALMRELEEDIDPLTPVENLRLGQQQIVEIARALSVNARILIMDEPTSALSASEVEVLFKVIHDLKARGVSIVYISHHLEEALTITDHAVVLRDGNMTAYAPRDEIDLEWIVRNMVGENFDLGSPPEGYDMGAPALELRGLSVAAGTGDGNAVDRIDLSVKAGEIVCIYGLMGAGRTEMMECAAGRLAAVAGEVLLHGQDVAQMSIAQRIAAGLVLVPEDRQRDGLVQTMSVGRNLSLASIGSFTRGLLTNRKDEGAIIDRAIREVTVKTDGPQAPIGSLSGGNQQKVVIGKMLATKPSVVLLDEPSRGIDIGAKAEVFRILAEHARDGMAVIYTTSEVGECLSIAHRVIVMRRGRISAEFTRDITKEAIMAASGESLVA; translated from the coding sequence ATGAAAACGCCCCTGACCGATGAGGCCCCCGCCGCCCGCCCCGATCTGGCAGAAGTCGTTCTGGCGGCGCGCAATGTCGCAAAGTCATTCGGGGCTGTTCATGCGCTGAAAGGGGTGAATTTTGACGTTCACCGCGGACAGGTCACAACGCTTTTCGGCGAAAACGGTGCTGGTAAGTCCACACTAATGAAAATCCTGTCGGGCGTGCAGCGGCCCAGCAGCGGCGAACTGATCCTTGAAGGGCAGCCAATCGAGTTGCACTCCACCGTTGATGCGCAGGCGCTTGGCATTTCGATCATTCATCAGGAACTCAGCCTTGCGCCGAATATGAATGTGCGTGACAATATTTTTCTGGGCCGCGAAATTGTCGGGCGGGACGGCGTGAACTATGCCGAAGAAGCGCGCCAGACCCGTGCGCTGATGCGCGAACTGGAAGAAGATATCGACCCGCTGACCCCGGTCGAGAATTTGCGCCTTGGTCAACAGCAAATTGTCGAGATTGCACGCGCACTTTCGGTAAATGCCCGCATTCTTATCATGGACGAGCCAACCTCGGCGCTGTCTGCATCAGAGGTGGAGGTGTTGTTCAAGGTAATCCACGATCTGAAGGCGCGGGGCGTGTCCATCGTCTATATTTCGCACCATCTGGAAGAGGCGCTGACAATCACGGACCATGCGGTCGTTCTGCGCGATGGCAATATGACTGCATATGCCCCGCGTGACGAGATCGATCTTGAATGGATCGTGCGCAACATGGTCGGCGAGAATTTTGACCTTGGCAGCCCGCCCGAAGGCTATGACATGGGCGCGCCAGCGCTGGAATTGCGCGGCCTTTCGGTTGCTGCGGGCACGGGTGACGGCAACGCGGTGGACCGGATCGACCTGTCGGTGAAGGCGGGCGAGATTGTCTGCATCTACGGGCTGATGGGGGCTGGGCGCACCGAGATGATGGAATGCGCGGCCGGCCGCTTGGCTGCAGTTGCGGGAGAAGTGCTGCTGCATGGCCAGGATGTGGCGCAAATGAGCATTGCACAGCGTATTGCGGCGGGCCTTGTGCTGGTGCCGGAAGACCGGCAGCGCGATGGGCTGGTGCAGACGATGAGTGTGGGGCGCAACCTGTCGCTGGCGTCAATTGGCAGTTTTACACGCGGGCTGCTGACCAACCGCAAGGATGAGGGCGCGATCATTGACCGCGCGATCCGCGAAGTGACGGTCAAGACGGACGGGCCACAGGCGCCCATCGGCTCGCTTTCGGGGGGCAACCAGCAGAAAGTCGTCATCGGCAAGATGCTGGCAACAAAACCGTCGGTCGTGCTGCTGGACGAGCCGTCGCGCGGAATCGATATCGGTGCCAAGGCAGAGGTGTTCCGCATCCTGGCCGAGCACGCAAGGGACGGGATGGCGGTGATCTATACCACATCGGAAGTCGGTGAATGCCTGTCTATCGCCCATCGCGTGATCGTCATGCGACGTGGCCGGATTTCTGCGGAATTCACCCGCGACATCACAAAGGAAGCAATCATGGCCGCCTCGGGCGAGAGCCTGGTTGCCTGA
- a CDS encoding DUF2291 family protein translates to MTVTGTTPISGSKQSRRRVIVAVVVAALIGAIAIDTKVVQIGSETDLRQQAFDPDRFGQSEFPRIRDFVAGRAPDAADLVAALDADRDAAIADYGRVAGAFPVLTARLTGVVGDGSSGIFEIAVDDLPDGPQIRVQTGPAINGTELRDITGDIEFGNFTNQIEYQNAGAGINRAMAAEALSGLDRDALPGQTVTVTGVFTMINPASWLITPVTFEVAP, encoded by the coding sequence ATGACAGTGACTGGCACCACACCCATATCGGGATCGAAGCAATCGCGCCGCAGGGTGATTGTTGCGGTTGTTGTCGCAGCTCTTATTGGTGCCATCGCAATTGACACCAAGGTTGTGCAGATCGGGTCTGAAACGGACCTGCGCCAGCAAGCGTTTGATCCAGACAGGTTCGGCCAATCTGAATTCCCCCGCATCCGCGATTTTGTTGCCGGACGGGCACCTGACGCGGCGGATCTTGTGGCCGCGCTTGACGCCGACAGGGACGCAGCCATTGCCGATTATGGCAGGGTCGCGGGCGCATTTCCGGTTCTGACAGCGCGTTTGACCGGCGTTGTCGGTGATGGCAGCTCGGGCATCTTCGAAATTGCTGTGGATGACCTGCCCGATGGCCCGCAAATTCGCGTGCAGACCGGTCCGGCCATCAACGGCACAGAATTGCGCGACATTACAGGCGATATCGAATTCGGCAATTTCACCAACCAGATCGAATATCAGAACGCGGGTGCAGGAATAAACCGTGCCATGGCCGCAGAAGCACTGTCGGGGCTGGACCGTGATGCGCTGCCGGGCCAGACCGTAACGGTGACCGGCGTGTTCACGATGATCAATCCCGCAAGCTGGCTGATTACACCCGTCACCTTCGAGGTGGCACCATGA
- a CDS encoding FGGY-family carbohydrate kinase — translation MSCDLIIGVDAGTSVIKAVAFDLSGHQLATSAVRNTYLQGADGSATQRLSQTWADCAAAIRGLSGKIDGLAARVAAVALTGQGDGTWLVGAGDTPVGDAWLWLDARAAPTVANLVSGGGERARFEATGTGLNTCQQGSQMAHMNAHFPELLDRAEVALHCKDWLFLNLTGVRATDPSEASFTFGNFRTRRYSDAVIDALGLSQRRHLLPEIIEGTTDTRPLTAAAASATGLRAGTPVCLGYVDMVMTALGAGVHTGDAGAACSTIGSTGVHMRAVTSDNVHLNAEGTGYVICLPVPDLVTQVQTNMAATLNVDWALALAAELMAESGTTPTHADLVGRIDAWMSRSQPGALIYHPYISDAGERGPFVNANASASLIGLNAAHRFPDVIRAVVEGLGMAARDCYTAMGTMPNELRLTGGAARSAALRRVLSAALNTPVRISAREEAGAAGCAMMAAVAIGAYEDMDACIAEWTTPHLETPEGPDAELVPVYDTLFKSYRAARGALTPVWDTLTTARIAKGAKK, via the coding sequence ATGTCTTGTGATCTTATCATCGGGGTCGATGCGGGAACGTCTGTCATAAAGGCAGTCGCCTTTGACCTGTCGGGCCATCAACTGGCCACAAGCGCTGTGCGCAACACTTACCTACAGGGCGCAGACGGGTCCGCCACACAGCGACTGTCCCAGACATGGGCCGATTGCGCCGCAGCAATTCGCGGCTTGTCGGGCAAGATAGACGGTCTTGCAGCGCGCGTTGCGGCGGTTGCCCTGACCGGACAAGGGGACGGGACATGGCTTGTCGGGGCAGGCGACACCCCCGTGGGCGATGCGTGGCTGTGGCTTGACGCGCGGGCCGCGCCGACCGTGGCGAACCTTGTCAGCGGCGGCGGCGAACGGGCCAGATTCGAGGCCACAGGAACAGGGTTGAACACTTGCCAGCAGGGCAGCCAGATGGCGCATATGAATGCGCATTTTCCAGAACTTCTGGACCGTGCCGAAGTGGCGCTGCACTGCAAGGACTGGTTGTTTCTGAACCTGACCGGCGTGCGCGCAACGGACCCGTCCGAGGCCAGCTTCACCTTCGGCAATTTCCGCACCCGCCGCTACAGCGATGCGGTGATCGATGCGCTGGGTTTGTCGCAGCGCCGCCATCTTCTGCCCGAGATTATCGAGGGCACGACCGACACACGACCGCTGACTGCGGCAGCAGCAAGCGCGACCGGGTTGCGCGCGGGAACGCCTGTATGTCTGGGATATGTCGATATGGTGATGACCGCCCTTGGTGCGGGCGTGCATACCGGCGACGCGGGTGCTGCATGTTCAACCATAGGATCGACAGGTGTGCATATGCGCGCGGTCACATCGGACAATGTGCATCTGAATGCCGAAGGGACCGGATATGTTATCTGCCTGCCGGTTCCCGATCTGGTGACGCAGGTTCAGACAAACATGGCAGCAACACTGAATGTCGACTGGGCATTGGCACTGGCCGCAGAGTTGATGGCCGAAAGTGGCACAACCCCGACCCATGCCGATCTGGTGGGCCGGATTGATGCGTGGATGTCGCGCTCGCAACCGGGGGCATTGATCTATCATCCCTATATTTCCGATGCTGGCGAACGCGGCCCGTTCGTCAATGCCAATGCAAGCGCAAGCCTGATCGGCCTGAACGCCGCCCACCGTTTTCCCGACGTGATCCGTGCCGTGGTCGAAGGGTTGGGGATGGCGGCGCGTGATTGCTACACCGCGATGGGGACAATGCCGAATGAGCTGCGCCTGACGGGTGGGGCCGCCAGATCAGCCGCCCTGCGCCGTGTGTTGTCCGCCGCGCTGAACACACCCGTGCGCATATCGGCACGCGAAGAAGCGGGTGCAGCCGGATGCGCGATGATGGCTGCGGTTGCGATCGGTGCCTATGAAGACATGGACGCCTGCATTGCCGAATGGACAACCCCCCATCTGGAAACCCCCGAAGGCCCGGATGCAGAACTGGTTCCGGTCTATGACACTCTTTTCAAGTCCTATCGCGCGGCGCGCGGCGCGCTAACGCCGGTCTGGGACACCCTGACCACGGCGCGCATTGCCAAAGGAGCAAAAAAATGA
- a CDS encoding glycerol-3-phosphate dehydrogenase, with the protein MTGIAKVDLFVIGGGINGAGIARDAAGRGLSVVLCEKDDLAEGTSSRSGKLVHGGLRYLEYYEFRLVREALIEREVLMRNAPHIIWPMRFVLPHSPQDRPAWLVRLGLFLYDNLGGRKKLPGSRTLDLHRDPEGAPIKDKYTRGFEYSDCWVDDARLVILNAVDAAEHGATVLTRSPCTSARRENGVWRVTTTDTMTGAERVFEAKVLVNAAGPWVSDVLTRVAGSNSARNIRLVKGSHIIVPKFWKGENAYLVQNHDKRVIFINPYERDKALIGTTDIAYEGQPEDVTADEAEIQYLIDAVNRYFKEELTRDDVQTSFSGVRPLFDDGQGNPSAVTRDYVFDLDEAGGAPLLNVFGGKITTFRELAERGMHRIGKFFPAMGKDWTHSAVLPGGDLERADYDLFRNQMKLDYPWMPRALRQHYGRLYGTRIARIVGTATGLDGLGQHFGGTLYEAEVTYLVQHEWARTAEDILWRRTKHQLHLTPEERAAFTQWFDAAHAQAA; encoded by the coding sequence ATGACGGGTATCGCGAAAGTTGATCTATTTGTCATCGGTGGTGGAATTAACGGCGCGGGCATTGCCCGTGACGCCGCAGGCCGCGGTCTAAGCGTTGTTCTGTGCGAAAAAGACGATCTGGCCGAGGGCACGTCATCGCGTTCAGGCAAGCTGGTGCATGGCGGGTTGCGTTATCTGGAATATTACGAATTCAGGCTGGTCCGCGAAGCCTTGATCGAGCGCGAAGTGCTGATGCGCAACGCACCCCACATCATCTGGCCCATGCGGTTCGTCCTGCCGCATTCACCACAGGACCGCCCTGCATGGCTGGTCCGGCTGGGGCTGTTTCTTTATGATAACCTTGGCGGGCGCAAGAAGCTGCCCGGTTCGCGCACCCTTGATCTGCACCGCGATCCCGAAGGCGCACCGATCAAGGACAAATACACGCGGGGCTTTGAATATTCCGATTGCTGGGTTGACGATGCGCGACTGGTGATCCTGAACGCGGTGGATGCGGCGGAACATGGCGCAACGGTCCTGACCCGGTCGCCCTGCACCTCGGCGCGGCGCGAAAACGGCGTCTGGCGCGTGACCACAACCGACACCATGACCGGCGCGGAGCGGGTTTTTGAAGCCAAGGTTCTGGTGAATGCCGCAGGGCCATGGGTCTCGGATGTTCTGACGCGTGTCGCCGGGTCAAACTCGGCGCGCAATATCCGGCTTGTAAAGGGCAGTCATATCATCGTGCCTAAATTCTGGAAGGGTGAGAACGCCTACCTTGTTCAGAACCATGACAAGCGTGTGATTTTCATCAACCCCTATGAGCGTGACAAGGCCCTGATCGGCACGACAGATATTGCCTATGAGGGCCAGCCAGAGGATGTGACCGCAGACGAGGCCGAAATACAGTATCTGATCGACGCCGTGAACCGCTACTTCAAGGAAGAACTGACCCGCGACGACGTGCAGACCAGCTTTTCCGGGGTCCGGCCATTATTCGATGACGGACAGGGCAACCCGTCGGCGGTAACGCGCGATTATGTGTTTGATCTGGACGAAGCGGGCGGCGCGCCACTGCTGAACGTGTTTGGTGGCAAGATCACCACATTTCGTGAACTGGCCGAAAGGGGCATGCACCGGATCGGCAAGTTCTTTCCTGCGATGGGCAAGGACTGGACGCACAGCGCGGTCCTGCCCGGCGGCGATCTTGAACGGGCTGATTATGACCTGTTCCGCAACCAGATGAAGCTGGATTACCCGTGGATGCCACGGGCGTTGCGCCAGCATTATGGCCGACTGTATGGCACCCGTATTGCACGCATTGTCGGAACCGCAACCGGCCTTGACGGGCTTGGGCAGCATTTCGGCGGCACCCTGTATGAAGCAGAAGTGACCTATCTGGTGCAGCATGAATGGGCGCGCACCGCCGAGGATATCCTTTGGCGCAGAACCAAACACCAGTTGCATCTGACCCCTGAAGAACGGGCCGCGTTCACGCAATGGTTCGATGCAGCGCATGCACAGGCGGCCTGA
- a CDS encoding sugar phosphate isomerase/epimerase: protein MGLTLSLNTNPLVNRFAEPDDLINTIARDIRIRDIQLTHEFINPGWPAPVIARLGRDMDRALARTGARVTSGMTGPYGRLNHFGHPDKDVRRYYVDWFKSFADIIGDLGGNSVGTQFAIFTYRDYDDPNRREDLIRAAIDCWAEVAEHAKTAGLDYIFWEPMSIGREFGETIAASLALQARLTAAPMAVPMWMMADIDHGDITSSNPDDTDPYAWARAVPKLSPIIHIKQSMMDKSGHRPFTAAFNAKGAIQPAPLLEALTAGGAVDNEICLELSFKEREPDDRQVIAQIAESVAFWAPYIDSGIAKLKV, encoded by the coding sequence ATGGGGCTTACATTATCGCTGAACACCAATCCTTTGGTAAACCGCTTCGCTGAACCCGATGACCTGATCAATACCATCGCACGCGATATCCGCATCCGTGACATCCAGTTGACGCATGAATTCATCAACCCCGGCTGGCCCGCCCCTGTCATTGCGCGGTTGGGTCGCGACATGGACCGCGCCCTTGCCCGCACTGGTGCGCGGGTCACATCCGGCATGACCGGCCCTTATGGGCGGCTGAACCATTTTGGCCATCCCGACAAGGATGTGCGCCGGTATTATGTGGACTGGTTCAAGAGTTTTGCCGACATTATCGGCGATCTTGGCGGAAATTCGGTCGGCACGCAGTTCGCGATCTTCACCTACCGCGATTACGATGACCCGAACCGGCGCGAAGACCTGATCCGGGCTGCGATTGATTGCTGGGCCGAAGTGGCCGAGCACGCCAAGACTGCCGGGCTGGATTATATCTTCTGGGAACCAATGAGCATCGGGCGCGAGTTCGGTGAAACAATCGCTGCGTCCCTTGCACTGCAAGCGCGGCTTACTGCCGCACCGATGGCCGTGCCAATGTGGATGATGGCCGATATTGACCACGGCGATATCACATCCAGCAACCCGGATGACACCGACCCATATGCATGGGCGCGGGCCGTGCCGAAACTAAGCCCGATTATCCATATCAAGCAATCGATGATGGACAAGTCGGGCCACCGGCCGTTCACTGCTGCATTCAACGCAAAAGGTGCAATCCAGCCTGCCCCGTTGCTAGAGGCATTGACGGCGGGCGGGGCTGTGGACAATGAAATATGTCTGGAACTGTCCTTCAAGGAACGCGAGCCGGATGACCGTCAGGTCATCGCGCAGATCGCGGAAAGTGTGGCGTTCTGGGCACCATATATCGACAGCGGTATCGCAAAGCTGAAGGTATGA
- a CDS encoding sugar-binding transcriptional regulator has protein sequence MPRDRSAADADSSLAIRAAWLHYVAGLRQGEVAKRLGVPSVKAHRLIARAVAEGAVKVTIEGDMIECVELEQALCTRFGLETCEVAPDLDEDGLPLRTLGQAGAVRLRQWLESGEELTIGIGHGRTLAAAVHTMPRFATNGLRFVSLLGGLTRNFAANPHDVMHLLAEKTGAQSYVMPVPFFANSAEDREVLLAQHGVADVFQLAQTAPLKIVGIGTVKVDAQLVTSGMIEPSEIEEIYQHGGVGEMLGHFFDADGQILETPLTSRTLAVSLDQGQDDRIIALAGGKEKVQPLRAVLNSGRLSGLITDERTAQALLSI, from the coding sequence ATGCCAAGAGATCGCAGCGCGGCAGATGCAGATAGCTCCCTCGCGATCCGCGCAGCGTGGCTGCATTACGTTGCCGGATTAAGGCAGGGTGAAGTTGCCAAGCGGTTGGGTGTCCCGTCGGTCAAGGCGCACAGGCTGATTGCGCGGGCCGTCGCCGAAGGGGCAGTCAAGGTCACTATCGAAGGCGACATGATCGAATGTGTCGAACTGGAACAGGCGCTGTGCACCCGTTTCGGGCTGGAAACATGTGAAGTTGCCCCCGATCTGGATGAAGACGGGCTGCCGCTGCGCACGCTTGGGCAGGCCGGTGCCGTGCGGTTGCGGCAATGGCTGGAAAGCGGGGAGGAACTGACAATCGGTATCGGCCATGGCAGGACGCTTGCGGCCGCAGTGCATACAATGCCGCGCTTTGCCACCAACGGGCTGCGCTTTGTGTCGCTGCTGGGCGGGTTGACCCGTAATTTTGCCGCCAACCCGCATGACGTGATGCATCTGCTTGCCGAAAAGACCGGGGCGCAATCCTATGTTATGCCGGTGCCGTTCTTCGCCAACTCTGCCGAGGACCGAGAGGTATTGCTGGCACAACACGGGGTTGCAGATGTGTTCCAGCTTGCCCAGACCGCACCGCTGAAGATCGTAGGTATCGGCACGGTCAAGGTGGATGCGCAGCTTGTCACCTCGGGGATGATCGAACCATCCGAGATCGAGGAAATATATCAACATGGTGGTGTGGGCGAAATGCTGGGGCATTTTTTCGACGCCGACGGGCAGATCCTTGAAACGCCGCTGACATCGCGCACCCTTGCGGTGTCACTTGATCAAGGTCAGGACGACAGGATCATCGCGCTGGCCGGCGGCAAAGAAAAGGTGCAACCCCTTAGGGCGGTGCTGAACAGTGGCCGCCTTTCTGGGTTAATCACCGATGAACGCACCGCACAGGCGTTGCTGTCCATCTGA
- the fba gene encoding class II fructose-bisphosphate aldolase (catalyzes the reversible aldol condensation of dihydroxyacetonephosphate and glyceraldehyde 3-phosphate in the Calvin cycle, glycolysis, and/or gluconeogenesis) — MPRITLRQLLDHAAENGYAVPAFNMSNMEQGLAIMAAADVVGAPVIMQASRGARAYANDTVLARLIDGLVEIYPHIPVCMHLDHGNDLASCATAIQHGFTSVMMDGSLKADGTTPADFDYNTTITRQVVQMAHACGVSVEGELGVLGSLETGMGDQEDGHGATEKLSHDQLLTDPDEAERFVAATGVDALAVAMGTSHGAYKFTRQPDGDVLAMNVIEAIHKRLPNTHLVMHGSSSVPESLRLRINEYGGDIGPAWGVPLEEIQRGIRHGVRKVNIDTDLRLAATAAIRQTLIDTPSEFDPRKYLKPAMDSMTAVCIEKFNAFGTSGQASAIRARSLADMARSY; from the coding sequence ATGCCCCGTATCACCTTGCGCCAGCTTCTGGATCATGCCGCCGAAAACGGATATGCGGTGCCAGCTTTCAACATGTCGAACATGGAACAGGGTCTTGCCATCATGGCGGCGGCAGACGTGGTCGGTGCGCCGGTCATCATGCAGGCCAGTCGCGGCGCGCGGGCCTATGCCAACGACACTGTTCTGGCACGGCTGATCGACGGGCTGGTCGAGATATACCCGCATATTCCGGTGTGCATGCATCTGGACCACGGGAACGATCTGGCATCTTGTGCCACGGCAATACAGCACGGGTTCACATCTGTGATGATGGACGGATCGCTGAAGGCCGACGGCACCACGCCCGCTGATTTCGACTATAACACCACAATCACCCGTCAGGTGGTCCAGATGGCCCATGCCTGCGGCGTCTCCGTGGAGGGGGAGCTTGGGGTTCTGGGATCACTTGAAACCGGAATGGGGGATCAGGAAGATGGCCATGGTGCGACTGAAAAGCTGTCGCATGACCAGCTTCTGACCGACCCGGACGAGGCCGAGCGTTTCGTCGCGGCAACGGGTGTCGATGCGCTGGCCGTCGCCATGGGAACCAGCCACGGTGCATATAAATTCACCCGGCAACCAGATGGCGACGTGCTGGCCATGAACGTGATCGAGGCTATTCACAAACGTCTGCCGAACACCCATCTGGTCATGCACGGTTCATCATCGGTGCCCGAAAGCCTGCGGCTGCGCATCAATGAATATGGCGGGGATATTGGCCCTGCATGGGGTGTGCCGCTGGAAGAAATCCAGCGCGGCATCCGCCATGGTGTGCGCAAGGTCAATATTGATACCGATCTGCGTCTGGCGGCAACCGCAGCCATTCGCCAGACGCTGATCGACACCCCGTCTGAATTTGATCCGCGCAAATACCTGAAACCCGCAATGGACAGCATGACTGCCGTATGCATTGAGAAATTCAACGCCTTCGGCACCAGCGGGCAGGCATCTGCAATCCGTGCGCGGTCACTGGCGGATATGGCGCGCAGCTATTGA